A segment of the Deltaproteobacteria bacterium genome:
CCTGTGTCATGCTGAAATTGTGAGTGATGATTCCCTGTTCTGCGGCCTGAACCAGGATTTCCGTGGCTGTCTCGTCCAGACGCAAGGGACTTATCAGTGGGCAGAGAACCAGGGAGATGATGGGTCGGGTTTTCCAATCCCTCCCGGCAACGATCTCGGCCATCCTGGAGACCCTGGCCAGTCCTTCGGGGGTGTATACGGCGCCAATGATGTGCTTTGTAGAATTCTTCAATCCTGCAAAGAAGCGGTTTGCATCGACATGCTCCTTTGGCAGGTCATTGGGGTAAACGGGCAGGGAGATCAGATCGATATAGGGGAGTTCATCCACCAGGGAGACGATGTCGTGAAGGTCTCTGCAAGTGGATAGTCTCCTCTGGCCCGTGTCGAGGTCCAAGACATACATGGCCGAACCGCCCGTAGAGGTGTAGAAAGAGCCCTCCTCGTAATAGATGTTGTTCGCCTCTTGCCTCCCGTAGAGAGCGAAGGAGGGCGGGACAGTGTTCAGGGCCTTTTCCACCAGGTCAGGGGGGATGGTGATTCGGTGCCCTTCTGCGATCCTTGCCCCGTGAGTGGAAAATATCTCTCTCGCCCGTTGGTTGTCAACCCTGATACCCACCTCGGCGAGTATCTCGAGGGACCCTTCATGGATCTCTTCAACGGCCTTCTCTGGCAGGGGTTCGAACATTTGCCGCCTCCTTGGTCTCCAGAAAGATTTCGAAGATTTGGTTCAGACAGCGGAAGCTCCGGTTTCAGTGCCCGTCGCTCAGCGCTTGAATCCCACTCCGAGTTGAGAGATCTCCCGTTTCATCCGGTCATGGAGCCTCTGTGTCTCCGCCTTTGGTTTTGCAGTCTTAAAGTCGTAGCTCTCCTGGTAAGTCTTGCCGCGAGGGGGGCTATCTAGGCTCCTCTCGTATCGATCCAGCAGTCGTAGGACCAGGCGGTTGGCCTCCCTTCGGCTCAGACCGAGAACCCCGTGGGCCACCTCTGCCGCAAACTGAGGTCCCTGAGGAGTCTGAAGATCCACGGTTGCGTTCCTGTATACCCCAAGTGCCTCCAGGGAGCTCCCGCTTGCCACCAGACTCGCCACAATGGCGGCCGTCTCGAGAAAACACATCTCCTCAACAGGGCCCGAGGCAGTGTTGGGGATGGTGAAGAAGGGAAAATGACTGTTACGGCTGATAGCCTGGCTGCTGACACTTATGGCCCAAAGGAGATCGCGGCTCGAGTTGCAGACCCTGTTGAAGTGTAAGGGGAAGGTGACGTGGCAGACTCCGCGGAGGACGAGGATCGCCTGCAGGTGATAGGCCACATTGGCTATGGCCACCCCCTCTGGACCGCCACAGTAACCGCCTAGGAGCGGCCCGGATTCGCCGCAAATCCGCCCCTTGATACCGTTGACATAGGCAACCTCGTTCAACCTCTCAAAGGTGATCTTGAGTTCTGCGAGAGATCCAATAAGCCACCCGTCTGAGGGCCGGAGTCCGAATTGGCTTCCCGCAATCTTTGCTGCATCTGAGGAAGCGGTGGCAATGGAGTTCATCACCGGCAGGCCGGGGCGATCAGCACGGCTGAGGGCCTCTCTGACCAGAGAGCTCGAAGTGATACAGGCCAGAATCTCCAGAGGGGTATTGGCCCTCACCCTTGTTCCGCCTATGGATGTCAGGGTGGGGGAGGTAATGGAATCGGCCAGGGGGATGCGCCCGTATCCCTCTACAATGCTCAGGAACACATCCTCACACGAGACCGGTGCCCCGGCTGCGCCCAGAAAGCACCATGGCGCGGCTTCGCTTTCCGGGGCCCGAGGTTTGAGCCGCTTGCGGTCTCTCCCCTCCCCGAACTCTGTCTCTTCAGGGGCCGCTTGGAGGGCTTCCTGGATCTCGCTTTCGCTGAATCGAATCATTCTCTCCGTATCGATACAGTAGGTTCCCACCCTGCGGTAGAATTCGACCCCTGCCTGAAAAACCCGGTCTGCAAGACTATCATCCCATGGCACGGGAGTCTCTGGCTGAAATCGGATTCCGTACTCTTCTCTTACAGCCTCCAGATGGCGGACAAACACCTGCAGATCAAAGTCCTCCTGGGCGATGTAGGGGCCTTCAAAACACCTTCGGACTATCTCGGTAAACGGCAACATCGAAATATCCTCCCCAGGCCGCGTCAAAATGGGAATAACCTGTTGACTTCCTGCGGTGGAGGAGACATCTCCCCTCCACCTGTGGCTGATTTGACTCTGTCTCGAATCTCCCCCAAAGCGTTGCTGCGATGGCAGAAGACCGGTGGCTCTCCCAACATCTACTAAGCACCGTACCTTCCGGCGGCATCCAGGGCGGCCTTCACATTCTCGGAAGGGGTCGTGGCCCCCAGGTTGCAGAGGTAGAGAGCGAAGCGCCCTCCCCCTCCGCCGACCTCTACATAGGATCTCACCCGCTCCGCCACCTCCCTCGGTGGGCTGGCGGCGAGAAAGCCGGCCCCGATGCCGAGGATGAGGGCTACGCCCCGCTCTTGGGCATACTCCTTGTAATATGCTGGCCCGAGCACCTCCACGTCCGGATCCTGTCCTTCCAGGAAACCGGGGCAGACCCTTAGCTTGAGTTCAAACATCTCCCTTGGATCCTTGAGAAACCTCTCCCCCACCCAGTTGGGCACGTAGACTTCGGGGCCGCACAGCTCTCTCAGGCGGAGGAGTGGGGGGATGACCCATTGTTCGAGAATCCCGGGACTCACAATCGGGATGGAGGCTGTGGCATCGCTCCCTCCGATGCTTTTCGCCTTTGGGAAACGCCTCTTCATATGATCGATCCAAGGGGCGACCACCTCTTCGGTGAGGCGGGCGAGCAGGTCCCTGGCAAAATCGGGTGCCTCGTATATGTCGTTCAGCAGGGTCTCGATGCCCCTGATATTGGCGGCCAGGCTGAAAGGGGCTGAGAATTCAAGAGCCGGGGCAATACCGGTCAGCTTTTCGAAGATGGAGTACATTTCGATCACCTGGGGGAAACGCCCGTCTGAATCAAAGGCAGGGGTCCTTATCCTTTCCAGATCGCTCCGGTCCCGGACGAGGGGCTTTGACCGGTCGACATCGGGGACGCCCTGGTCGGTGTAGACTATCTTCTGTCCAAGGGCTTCGGCCTCGATATTGTATACGTCGAAATCGAGAAAGGGGACGTCGAAACCGTATTTTTCGCAAATCTCCAGGGTGCCGGTCACCAGGAGTTCCGGTGAGGTGTAGAACCTCTTTGCTCCCACCCCGAGTTCTTTCATTACGAACTCGTGCATCTGAGCGAAAACCGGCACATGATCGGGGACGCCTCCCAGGGCGGTCTCGAGGCGTTCTGCCCCCTCTCGAAAAAAGGAATAGTCCTTGGGAGGATTCACGGCTTCCACCGTCGTATCCCTGCGGGTTACCTCAGGGCAGCCCTTTGCGAACAGAGCCGTTCATCAACCTGACAAGGGCCGTCTCGTCGAAATAGTCTATAATGTTCAGGCATCCGTTTGTCTGGGTGATACGGAAGAAGTTCTCAAGCCCGAGATTCATGGCGTCACAGAGAAGAACCGTATTCATCCCTCCGTGGCCGACCAGGACTATCTCGCCTCCTGGGTGCGACCTGACGATCTCACGTATCTTGGGGACGGCCCGGCCGCGCACGTCGATGAGATTCTCCCCGCCAGGGACGCGGTAGTCTACAAACCGGCCGAATTTTCTGTCTACTTCATCGGGATAGCGCTCGCGGATTTCGCTGAAGGTCAATCCTTCCCAGATGCCCATCTTGATCTCTCTGAACTCCGGCAAGGCATGTACGGCCAGACCATGGTATCTGGCAATCGCCTCCGCCCCTGTCCTTGCCCTCTGGAGATCGCTCGAGTAGACCGCCGAGATCCGCCTGTCCCGAAGGCATCTGGCAACCTGCTCCAACTGCCTTGCACCTCTGGGAGAGACCTCCACATCGATGTGGCCGTTGTACCGGAAAACGCCGTCCCTTACATTGGCCGCCTCACCGTGGCGGATCAGATAGAGCCTTACCCCTTCCCGGCGTTCGAGGCCAAGCAGTCTGTCCCTTATACTCGCAGAATCCATCATCCTCCTCTGTGAGGCTACCCCCTGCCGGTCCCTGCTGTACCTGCCGGGACCTGATCCCCCGCTGTCGGCCCTTCTTCTGCCGCCTTCCCACTTCCATGAAGGAGGAAGTACTCCGCCATGGCCTGGGCCAGAGCTTGGGTGGTGTACTCGACAGGGCTGACCTGGACCTGTATTCCCAGCTCAAGGGCTCTCCGCCGGGTAATGGGACCGATAGTCCCGATGACGACGCCCCTCAAACCTCTGAAGAGCCGTTCGCGGCTGGCAGAAAAGATCTCCACGAAGTTGGAGACCGTAGAGGGGCTGGTGAAGGTGACAGCATCTATCCTCCCCTGCTCGAGGCGCTCGAGCAGCCGGGAGGTGTCGGCCGCGGGCAGGACGGTCCGGTAGGCAGCGACCACATCCACCATCGCTCCGCGGTTCCTGAGCTGCTCTGGGAGCACCTCTCTGGCACGGGCCGCCCGGGCGAGGAGAACCCGTTTGCCCCTGATCCCCTCTCTCGATAGACTCTCCACCACTGCCTCTGCCCGGTACTCCTCGGGTACGAGGTGAACCTCCATGGACTTCCTCTCCAATTGCCTCGCTGTCCGGGGGCCGATCGCGCAGAAGCTGATCCCTCTGAGCTCCAGGGGATTCACACCGGCTTTCTTGAGCCTTGCGGCGAAGGAGCTCACGCCGTTGGCACTGGTAAAAACAACCCAATCGTACCGGTGAATGTTGTCGATCGCCTCGTCCAGGGCTTTCCAGCTCTTGGGGGGGATGATTCGGATGGTTGGAAATTCGACGACCTCGGCCCCCAACTCCATGAGCCGCCTGCTGAATTCACCTGCTTGGTTCCGGGGACGGGTGACGACGATGGTCTTTCCTTTCAGAGGTTCGGACTCTTTTCCCATGTAGCCGCTTCCATTGCTCTTGGTGATCTAAAGCCTGGTTATCCCCTGGGCCCTCCAAGAGAATCGAGCCAAGGAGCCTTGCGTGGAATGGGGTACCCGGATTCTTCCTCTCTCTCCCCGGCTCGAAATGTGTCTGGTCTCCGAGCAACGGGCCGGAGCTCCCAAGCCCGGAGATGAGAGGGGTGGTCCGTCATGGGCTCCTGTCATAGATCTCGCTGAGGATCCTGTCCCCTCCCATGGAGAGTATGGTCTCGGCAAGGTCGAGACCCAAGGCCTCTGCCTCTTGCTCTCTGCCCCAGGTGCGTTGCCGTATGAGTCTTTTGCCGTCCAGTGAAGCCACCATTCCCTCCATCTCGAGTCCGCCTCTCGACGGCCAAGCATAGGCCGCGATGGGGACCTGACATCCTCCCTCGAGCCTCCTCAAAAATGCCCTTTCAGCCTTCATGGCAGTAGCCGTCTCTGGATCGTTAAGGGAGGAGACGGCCCGATTGACCGTACCGTCTTCTGCCCTGGTTTCGACGGACAGGACGCCCTGTCCGATGGCGGGGAGGCAGATCTCGGTTGGAATGGTTTCGGCTATCATGTGATCGAGCCCCATCCGTCTGAGGCCGACCGAGGCGAGGACGATGGCATGGAGGCCCTGTTCCTCCATTTTTCTGAGTCTGGTTTGAAGGTTTCCCCGGAGGGGGACCACCTCAAAATCCGGCCGGAAGTGCAGAAGCTGGGCCTGTCGCCTCAGGCTGCTGGTCCCTATCCGTGCTCCAAGGGGCAATTCATTTAGCCTCTGGCCGGTTCTGGAAACAAGAGCATCAGAGGGGTCCTCCCTCGAGGCCACACAGCCCAGGACGAGACCAGGGGGAATCGAGGTGGGAACGTCCTTCATGCTGTGCACGGCGAGGTCGATCCTGCCATCCAGGAGGGCGTTTTCGATCTCCTTGACAAAGAGTCCCTTGCCTCCAACCCTGGCGAGGGGGACATCGAGAATGATGTCCCCCTTGGTCTTGACGGTCACCAGCTCCGCGGCCAGACCGGGATGGAGCCTGACCAGCCTTTCCCTAACCAGTTCGGCCTGCCTGAGGGCGAGCTCACTTCCCCGGGTGCCTATCCTGAGGTGTTTGATTCTCACTTCTTCCAATCCCTTCTGCCTTTTCCAGGTGAAAGAGTCTCCTCGCAGCATCCACCAGCTCCTCGCCCGAAGAGTTTTGATCTGCCCTTTTGAGCATGGTGATAGGGTCATGGAGGATTTTGTTGACAATGGCCGAGGTCAGGGCATCCAGCACTTTCCGTTCCTTTTCCGAGGCACCCGGCAGAGCTGAATAGGCCTTCTTGAGTTCTCCCTGGCGGATCGATTCGAACTTGTCTCTAAGCAGGCGGACAGTGGGCACGGTCTCCAGAGATCTGTACCACTGGCAGAAACGTGCGACCTCTCTCTCCACGA
Coding sequences within it:
- a CDS encoding trimethylamine methyltransferase family protein, with translation MFEPLPEKAVEEIHEGSLEILAEVGIRVDNQRAREIFSTHGARIAEGHRITIPPDLVEKALNTVPPSFALYGRQEANNIYYEEGSFYTSTGGSAMYVLDLDTGQRRLSTCRDLHDIVSLVDELPYIDLISLPVYPNDLPKEHVDANRFFAGLKNSTKHIIGAVYTPEGLARVSRMAEIVAGRDWKTRPIISLVLCPLISPLRLDETATEILVQAAEQGIITHNFSMTQ
- a CDS encoding monomethylamine:corrinoid methyltransferase; its protein translation is MLPFTEIVRRCFEGPYIAQEDFDLQVFVRHLEAVREEYGIRFQPETPVPWDDSLADRVFQAGVEFYRRVGTYCIDTERMIRFSESEIQEALQAAPEETEFGEGRDRKRLKPRAPESEAAPWCFLGAAGAPVSCEDVFLSIVEGYGRIPLADSITSPTLTSIGGTRVRANTPLEILACITSSSLVREALSRADRPGLPVMNSIATASSDAAKIAGSQFGLRPSDGWLIGSLAELKITFERLNEVAYVNGIKGRICGESGPLLGGYCGGPEGVAIANVAYHLQAILVLRGVCHVTFPLHFNRVCNSSRDLLWAISVSSQAISRNSHFPFFTIPNTASGPVEEMCFLETAAIVASLVASGSSLEALGVYRNATVDLQTPQGPQFAAEVAHGVLGLSRREANRLVLRLLDRYERSLDSPPRGKTYQESYDFKTAKPKAETQRLHDRMKREISQLGVGFKR
- a CDS encoding histidine phosphatase family protein, with translation MMDSASIRDRLLGLERREGVRLYLIRHGEAANVRDGVFRYNGHIDVEVSPRGARQLEQVARCLRDRRISAVYSSDLQRARTGAEAIARYHGLAVHALPEFREIKMGIWEGLTFSEIRERYPDEVDRKFGRFVDYRVPGGENLIDVRGRAVPKIREIVRSHPGGEIVLVGHGGMNTVLLCDAMNLGLENFFRITQTNGCLNIIDYFDETALVRLMNGSVRKGLP
- a CDS encoding uroporphyrinogen-III synthase, yielding MGKESEPLKGKTIVVTRPRNQAGEFSRRLMELGAEVVEFPTIRIIPPKSWKALDEAIDNIHRYDWVVFTSANGVSSFAARLKKAGVNPLELRGISFCAIGPRTARQLERKSMEVHLVPEEYRAEAVVESLSREGIRGKRVLLARAARAREVLPEQLRNRGAMVDVVAAYRTVLPAADTSRLLERLEQGRIDAVTFTSPSTVSNFVEIFSASRERLFRGLRGVVIGTIGPITRRRALELGIQVQVSPVEYTTQALAQAMAEYFLLHGSGKAAEEGPTAGDQVPAGTAGTGRG
- the hemC gene encoding hydroxymethylbilane synthase; translated protein: MRIKHLRIGTRGSELALRQAELVRERLVRLHPGLAAELVTVKTKGDIILDVPLARVGGKGLFVKEIENALLDGRIDLAVHSMKDVPTSIPPGLVLGCVASREDPSDALVSRTGQRLNELPLGARIGTSSLRRQAQLLHFRPDFEVVPLRGNLQTRLRKMEEQGLHAIVLASVGLRRMGLDHMIAETIPTEICLPAIGQGVLSVETRAEDGTVNRAVSSLNDPETATAMKAERAFLRRLEGGCQVPIAAYAWPSRGGLEMEGMVASLDGKRLIRQRTWGREQEAEALGLDLAETILSMGGDRILSEIYDRSP